Genomic segment of Tissierella sp.:
TGATAATAATGGTAGTATAGTAGTTCATTTTAATAATGGATTTGCAACGATTGAAAGTGATAAGGAATATGATGTTGAAATAAGATTGGACATAGCTGATTTTTCGTCTCTAATCACTTGTGCAGTTAGTTTTAATAGCTTGTACAAATATGGAAAAGCATTTATTTCAGATGAATCTTATCTAAAAACAGTGAACAATATATTTGCTTCAGATGAAAAGCCTATTTGCTTTACTATGTTTTAATAGGAAAGGCTCTGTTTAAACCAGAGCCTCTGCCTCTAACTTTGTTATATTTCCTCTTTGATCATCTCATATAGCTCATCAGCCGTATCAGCCTGAATCAGTTCATCATCTACTAATGCAAAGGGACCAACTGCACAATCACCACAATATCCTAAGCAAGATTCCACTTCCACATCAAAATCTTCATCTCTTAATTTATTAACTATTTCCTCTGTTCCGTATGAAAAATTATTTTCGCAAAATTGAATTTTCGTCATACCTATCACTCCTTGTTTTATAATTATATATTTTTTATTATTGGTATTAAATCATCTACAGATATATTTTTATAATCTACACCTTCAAGACTAGTTCCTTTTTCAATGGCAGATTTTAAGGCAGGGGACGATCTAACATTTCCAACAACTATGGCACCTATGATTCTATTATTATCAATAAATATTTTATTATATATATTTTCATCAGATTTATCTTCTAATATAATATCCGTTGCATTACTTTCATCAACTATACCCATTGAAAATAGAGAAAGTCCAAATGCATTCAATGTTGTAACAGGGGTAATATAAGTATATTTAACATCCTTACCTGTAATATTATACCCTGCGACCTTTCCTTGACCTATGGCGATGTTCCATAGTCCAAAGATTGTATTATTGTATTCTGCAACATCACCAGCTGCAAATATCCCTTCAATATTTGTTTCCATTCTTTCATTTACTATAATACCTCTGTTAGTATTTATTGGAGTATCCTTCAAGAAATCTATATTCGGTCTTGTTCCAATGGAATAAACTATAGCATCAAATTCGTATTTTTCGCCA
This window contains:
- a CDS encoding DUF1450 domain-containing protein gives rise to the protein MTKIQFCENNFSYGTEEIVNKLRDEDFDVEVESCLGYCGDCAVGPFALVDDELIQADTADELYEMIKEEI